From Triticum aestivum cultivar Chinese Spring chromosome 7B, IWGSC CS RefSeq v2.1, whole genome shotgun sequence:
agcacacatccagggggagcccttctacattttaggacAGTTGTACTTTTGCGCTTATCCTATATCTTTcatattgtgcaaatcccgtattgtcatcaatccaccaaaaagggggagattgtaagggcatatttattcccaatatgttttggtgattgatgacaatgcttgtgcggactaatcgtgtgcgttagttctttcagagattcatccattggcacgagacgatttcctcccctcggtgttgtaattcaagacagtgtagctccttcgtttcgttgttggtggactagtttcgtaggagtcaccgtactatcaagaggggatccgttttggtaagacttgggtggaatcacacgtacacatcattatcacacccgtcgtctttccttccgcatctctggaTCTGCTGTTTTCCCCTTATTATGCTCTGCTttaccctagcggtagtaccgtgtccacggcggtagtaccgccaaaaactccacagcggtagtaccgctctcagagcggtagtaccgcttgggtgtttcggccgtagtaccactgtgcgtctgggctacttccgcctcgattctcgaacgaatttttcgtgtcgggttttgcggcactaagggaggtagtaggggcggtagtaccgctctaagcggtagtaccgcccttccctagcggtagtaccgccctggcgacagggccctgggcagcgcggcagtaccgctgggtctaagcggtagtaccgccctgagcggtagtaccgctcttccctggcggtagtaccgcccaggagtcagggccccaggcagcgcggcagtaccgctgggtggagcggtagtaccgcccggagtggtagtaccgcccttccccagcggtagtaccgctttgtgcgGGGCTGGtaagtgggataacggttggattgttcttcccactatataaaggggtcttcttccccaaagttgatttacctctttcccccaaagctccattgttgctccaagctccatttttgcccgatctctctccctagccaatcaaacttgttgatttgctcgggattggttgagaaggcccagatctacacttccaccaagagaaatttgattccccccacttatccctagcggatcttgttacgcttgggtgttgagcaccctagacggttgaggtcacctcgaagccatactccattgtggtgaagcttcgtggtgttgttgggagcctccaattgttgtggagattgccccaatcttgtttgtaaaggtccagttgccgccttcaagggctccaatagtggaatcacgacatctcgcattgtgtgagggtgtgaggagattacggtggccctagtggcttcttggggagcattgttcctccacaccgctctaacggagacgtacttccccttaaaaggaaggaacttcggtaacacatcctcgtctccaccggctccactcttggttatcttgtccctttacttttgcaagcttacttgagttatatccattgcttgcttgcgtGCTTATTGTctgtgcatcatataggttgtccacatagttgcacatctagacaacctatttcattgcaagttttaatttgttaaagaaaagactaaaaattgttagttgcctattcaccccccctctagtcaaccatatcgatcctttcaatgcaaactcatcggcttcatcttgcaccacttcatagttggagcgttgaatgctagcacttcctcgatacatacgctcgacacacttccatgcttctttagccatgacatgaggtcgaagatgagggagatcttcgggaagaataacatcttggatgatgaagagagcactctcattgaattggttgtccacttcttctcgaggggtgaagttgcttggatcatgaggatagaaaccttcttcaataattctccaaaggttagtattcacatgttttaagtgacgcttgaagcgataaacccaagaatcataatcttcatttttcacatatttaggaggaggaccggcatgattcaaatgtgtagaggggatcggtcctttatacactgggggttccacatgggcatagatgccggtgccatttctaccactagtagacggactcttttcactattagcttcccccttgtcggggttagcatccgtcaccttgttagtgggatcacccactttcatcggcgaggtagatagtttgagtccctctaggaattcagtaaacatgcttttaacctcggccgtcatggaggttttcaatgtgtctaaagccacattgaattcctcacgagagactgaggttcccccttcggccgaagacgagacgggattcacaccggagtgctcctccacaccgtcgttggtgtcaaccatactcttcggacggcaaagtccttaataaagagacgaggctctgataccaattgaaaggatcgatatggttgactagagggggggtgaataggcagctAACAATTTTTAGTattttctttaacaaattaaaacttgcaatgaaataggttgtctagatgtgcaactatgtggacaacctatatgatgcacagACAATAAGCacgcaagcaagcaatggatataactcaagtaagcttgcaaaagtaaagggacaagataaccaagagtggagccggtggagacgaggatgtgttatcgaagttccttccttttaaggggaagtacgtctccgttagagcgttgtggaggcacaatgctccccaagaagccactagggcccccgtaatctcctcacgccctcacacaatgcgagatgccgtgattccactattggagcccttgaaggcagcaaccggacctttacaaacaagattggggcaatctccacaacaattggaggctcccaacaacaccacgaagcttcaccacaatggagtatgtcttcgaggtgacctcaaccgtctagggtgctcaacacccaagagtaacaagatccgctagggataagtggggggaatcaaatttctcttggtggaagtgtagatctgggccttctcaaccaatcccgagcaaatcaacaagtttgattggctagggagagagatcgggcgaaaatggagcttggagcaacaatggagctttgggggaaagaggtaaatcaactttggggaagaagacccctttatatagtgggaagaACAATCCAACCACTATCCCACttaccagccccgcacagagcggtactactgctggggaagggcggtactaccgctccgggcggtactaccgctccacccagcggtactgccgcgctgcctggggccctgactccagggtggtactaccgctagggaagagcggtactaccgctcaggacggtactaccgcttagacccAGCGGTACTGCCCCGCTGCCCAGGGCCCTGtcgccagggcggtactaccgctagggaagggcggtactaccgcttagagcggtactacctcccctactacctcccttagtgccgcaaaacccgacacaaaaaattcgttcgagaatcgaggcggaagtaggccagacgcacagcggtactacggccgaaacacccaagcggtactaccgctctgagagcggtactaccgcttggagcggtactaccgttgtggagttttcggcggtactaccgcagtggacacggtactaccgctagggcaaagCAGAGCATAATAAGGGGAAAACAGTagctccagagatgcggaaggaaagaTGACGGGTGTGATAatgatgtgtacgtgtgattccacccaagtcttaccaaaacggatcccctctggatagtacggtgactcctacgaaactagtccaccaacaacgaaacgaaggagctacaccgtcttgaattacaacaccgaggggaggaaatcgtctcgtgccaatggatgaatctctgaaagaactaacgcacacgattagtccgcacaagcattgtcatcaatcaccaaaacatattgggaataaatatgcccttacaccagaAAAGTACTTCCACGTCGTGAGCTCCTCGGCCTTCTCTTACACGATGTCTACAATGGAGCAAAGCGCTCCTTCAAGGTGTACTGCAATGCCAACATGATGACCACGGCGGAGGCCACTAACGACGTCACATTCCAGTAGAAGAAGGCATGATACTGTTGTGGATTAGTGTCGAGCAGGATTGGATTACCGGCATGGGATAGGTAtgcagaagatggtggtggtgaaagTGCCAGCGATGGCGAGGATGTTATTAAGATTGCAACAGAAAGATATCGtccctcccttaatctcaactatcgTAAGTTAAGATTGCTCTTAAACTCCTCAAATTGTTTTGCTGGTAATGCCTTGGTGAAGCCATCAGCCACTTGATCTCTAGAAGGAATGAACCATATCTTAAGTTCCTTTTCTGCAACTATTTCTCGcacaaaatgaaaatcaatttcAACGTGTTTGGTTCTAGCATGAAAGACTGGATTTGCAGACAGATATGTTGCTCCTAAATTATCACACCATGAACATGAGATATGGTTTTGTTTTACTCCCAACTCTTCGAGTAGTGACTCAACCCAAATGATTTCCGCACTGGAATTTTCCAAAGACTTATACTCAGCTTCTATAGTTGACCTGGACATAGTGGCTTGTTGTCTGGCACTCCAAGAAACAAGATTAGAACCAAAAAATACTCTAAAGTTGACTTTCTGTCATCACTGCAACCTGCCCAATCAGCATCAGTAAATGCACTGACAAGAGTGGAGTTAGAACGTCTAAAATTGTGTCTTAATCTCACAGTATGTTTTACATATCTCACAATCCTCTTAACAAATGTCCAATGTAGAATGGTGGGTGCATGCAAATATTGACAAACTTTGTTAACCGCAAATGAGATATGTGGGCATGTGAGAGTCAAATACTGGAGTGCTCCCACAACACTTCTATACCTTCTGCCTTCTTCCTCATGAAGTGTCTCTCCTTCATAAGTTGAGAGTGTTTATGAGGAAGATAGGTGTAGTTGCAGGTTCACAGTTCTTTATTCTCATACAAGCTAGAAGCTTAGTGGCATATTTTCCCTGATTCAACACTATGCTATCTTGTGCTTTCTTGACTTCAATGCCTAGGAAGAAGTGCAAATCACTTAGATCCTTCAGATCAAATTCTAAGATCAAATCATGCAGAAGAGCATTAGTAGCACTTTGTGAAGAGCTTGGAACTATAATATCATCAATATATATATAAGCACGAAGATGACTACTTTTGCCTTGTTGTAAATAAACAAAGATGTGTCACTTTGGATGCAATGAAGCCAAGACCTCTTAACTAGGAGCTTAATCTGGAGTACCatgctctaggtgcttgtttcaaGACATAGAGCACTTTGTCAAGCTTGCACATATAATGCAGTTTTTTCTTGTCTGCATACTCTGATggttgtttcatgtagaccttCTCTTcaagaacaccatgcaaaaacatATTCTATATATCTAGCTATCTCAAACTCCACCCTTGGATACGGTAATAGCTAACACAAGTCTTATTATTGCAGCTTTTACCAACAAGACTAAATGTATCTTTCCTCTCAGCTGACCAATTAGAAGGCGACAACTAGCTTAGCATAGGTGGACACAGAAGCAGAGAAAGCACGGGCTTTATTCTGATGACAGGCTTTTACGTTGGTGGTCGAATCTTTTTATATCTTTTCTCTCAGGAACTGACCAACCAGAGAACGACAACTAGCTTAGAATAGATTGGCATGGAAGCAAAGAAATACACGTCCTTTTATTCTGACGGTGGGCTTTTACTTTCCCCGTCAACTCTGTTTACTATCAGGAACTGACCAACTAGATTGGCATGGAGTATGTCTTTTCTATCAGGAACTGACAAACTAGAGGACAATTACTAGCTTAGTATAGATGGGCACAGAAGCAGAGAAACACAGAGAATTTATTCTGGATGGGCTTTTACTTTGGTGATCTGACTCTTTTTATGTCTTTCCTCAAGTATGACTTTTCTTTCTGTCTTTTTTCTGTTGCTCTTTGGTTTCTCtaataagagcatggttaatagtgtAGCTATAGGCAGGCTATATAAAAATGCCATTCATCAAGAGTTCTatgtcatttgattttatttatttatgtgaAAAGAGAGAAAAACCCTGAGCATGTAATTTGTATACTTGCATCAACCACAACGACCACCATAGCAGACAAGGTATATCAGTTGCTTGCAGTTCCAGCCTCGGCGGCTAGCCGTGCGCCCGTGCCTGTATCGTCCCGGCGTACTCCACGAGGCGGTCAACGTCCTGGAAGACGGCCCTGGCAGCGTCCAGCTCGCCGAAGCGCTCCATCCACGCCGCCAGCAGCGGGGCCGTGCTAGCATCAAAGAAGTTGTGGCCGGAGAGCCTCTCGGTGACGCGCACCCACGGGACCATGCCGCCGAGCAGGATGTCGACGtaaccgacgcggtcgccgccgaagAACCCCTCCCCGTCCTCCTCGGAGCGCTCCCCCAGGGCCCCCTCCAGCGTCTCCACCGCCGCGACGGTCCGCCTCGTCCACTCCGCCCTCTCCTCGTCCGTCCCCGACCGCATGACCATCCCCCACGGCGCCAGCAGCTCGTCGTCCACGAAGACGGCCCagaagcgggcggcggcgcgctcgcgggggctggcgtggaggaggggcgggccggcgccggcggaggcgaaggccTCGTCGATGTACTGTACGATGACCCGGGACTCGCAGACGGGCTTGCCGCCGTGGATGAGCACCGGCACCGCCTTGTGGACGGGGTTGGAGCGGAGGAGCAGTTCGCTCTTgtcggcaaggtcctcctccacgTACTCGTAGGGCACGCCCTTGAGGTGCAGCGCCAGCCTCACCCTGGCCACGTACGGGCTCGCCCAGTTCCCCAGCAGCTTCACCTCGTCTCCTCCCGCCATTGCAGCTCCTAGCTCCCTCTCGTCCCGCGGAATTCTCTATCGATGATGGGTGATTAACTAGTGTAATGGGTAGACTatatgtagagagagagagagagagagagagagagagagagagagagagagagagagagagagagagagagagagagagagagagagagagagagagagagagtgagtgagagagtaTCGACATGTACATCATCCATGAGGCTGAATTATGCCGACGA
This genomic window contains:
- the LOC123162490 gene encoding probable glutathione S-transferase GSTU6; translated protein: MAGGDEVKLLGNWASPYVARVRLALHLKGVPYEYVEEDLADKSELLLRSNPVHKAVPVLIHGGKPVCESRVIVQYIDEAFASAGAGPPLLHASPRERAAARFWAVFVDDELLAPWGMVMRSGTDEERAEWTRRTVAAVETLEGALGERSEEDGEGFFGGDRVGYVDILLGGMVPWVRVTERLSGHNFFDASTAPLLAAWMERFGELDAARAVFQDVDRLVEYAGTIQARAHG